A stretch of Megalobrama amblycephala isolate DHTTF-2021 linkage group LG14, ASM1881202v1, whole genome shotgun sequence DNA encodes these proteins:
- the si:dkey-14d8.21 gene encoding deleted in malignant brain tumors 1 protein has product MLVEHFTHKRHPFFSLEVRLIDGDNSCSGRVEVLYEGYGWGTVCDDGWNLLGGDVICKQVNCGSGLSVVGGSFFNKGSGSIWVYDTACSGTEISLKSCISGTKSKQFPHNNDAGVICREAKLVNGTNICSGTVQIRYSGDWGTVCDNNWDLLDGLVLCRELGCGPLTGTYAGAYFGIGSGNILMDNLLCTGSESSLEECQFSGLADSLCTHSQDAGVICGEVRLVNGGSSCSGRVEVLRDNQWGTVCGDSWDMTDAEVVCRELGCGSPVEVKTDGYFGSGIGPIWMDDVKCTGTETSVKNCKSNGWGEHNCVHAKDAGVICREVKLVNTNNTCQGTVQVFHDGRWGTVCHNSWDIADGLVLCRELGCGGNAEPLTNAHFGAGEGPIWMDSLRCSGDESNLRKCQFDGWGNHQCIHAYDAGIICREIRNVLRIKVNADSVNPNEPSHMTKLLDKIKKEVEKNGNFSVKWRAQPNGQVFQEQKLFDP; this is encoded by the exons ATGCTGGTAGAGCATTTTACTCACAAACGTCATCCTTTCTTTTCTTTAGAGGTTAGGCTTATAGATGGAGATAACTCTTGCTCCGGGAGGGTGGAGGTCCTCTATGAAGGTTATGGATGGGGAACGGTTTGCGATGACGGTTGGAATCTGTTGGGTGGAGATGTGATCTGCAAACAGGTCAATTGTGGGAGTGGACTGAGTGTCGTGGGTGGATCGTTTTTTAATAAGGGTTCAGGTAGTATATGGGTGTATGACACTGCATGTTCTGGGACTGAAATATCTCTGAAAAGCTGCATTTCAGGGACCAAGAGTAAACAGTTTCCACACAACAATGATGCAGGAGTGATCTGCAGAG AGGCCAAACTGGTAAATGGCACAAACATTTGTTCTGGCACAGTACAGATTCGTTATAGTGGAGATTGGGGCACTGTATGTGACAACAATTGGGATCTACTGGACGGTCTTGTGCTGTGTCGAGAGCTCGGCTGTGGTCCTCTTACAGGGACGTACGCTGGAGCTTATTTCGGGATCGGTTCAGGTAACATATTGATGGATAATTTACTGTGTACCGGGAGTGAGTCCTCACTGGAGGAGTGTCAATTCTCTGGCTTGGCAGACAGCCTCTGTACACATTCTCAGGATGCAGGAGTCATCTGCGGAG AAGTGAGATTGGTAAATGGAGGCAGCAGTTGTTCTGGAAGGGTGGAGGTGCTTAGAGACAATCAGTGGGGAACTGTTTGTGGAGACAGCTGGGATATGACTGACGCTGAAGTTGTCTGCAGAGAGCTGGGGTGTGGAAGTCCGGTAGAGGTAAAGACAGACGGCTATTTTGGAAGTGGTATAGGACCAATATGGATGGATGATGTGAAATGTACAGGCACTGAGACCTCAGTGAAGAACTGCAAATCAAACGGATGGGGAGAACACAACTGTGTGCACGCAAAAGATGCAGGTGTCATCTGCCGag AGGTGAAGCTGGTGAACACGAACAACACCTGTCAGGGCACAGTGCAGGTGTTTCATGATGGCCGCTGGGGGACAGTGTGCCACAACAGCTGGGATATCGCAGATGGTTTAGTACTCTGTAGAGAGCTGGGCTGTGGTGGAAATGCAGAGCCATTGACAAATGCCCATTTTGGGGCCGGTGAGGGGCCGATATGGATGGATTCCCTAAGATGCAGTGGAGATGAGTCAAACCTCAGGAAATGCCAATTTGATGGATGGGGAAACCATCAATGCATTCATGCATATGATGCAGGAATCATCTGCAGAG AGATTAGAAATGTGCTCAGGATTAAGGTGAACGCTGACTCCGTCAACCCCAACGAACCTTCACACATGACAAAACTACTGGACAAA ATTAAAAAAGAGGTCGAAAAGAATGGAAATTTCTCAGTCAAGTGGAGAGCTCAGCCGAATGGGCAAGTGTTTCAGGAACAGAAATTATTTGATCCCTGA